Proteins co-encoded in one Scatophagus argus isolate fScaArg1 chromosome 11, fScaArg1.pri, whole genome shotgun sequence genomic window:
- the hsd3b1 gene encoding hydroxy-delta-5-steroid dehydrogenase, 3 beta- and steroid delta-isomerase 1, which yields MSLRGDVCVVTGACGFVGTRLVRLLLEEEKMAEIRLTDKHVQPTLLHNLEDCRGNTKLSVFEGDIRDGDFLRKTCRGATVVFHLASIIDINDSVEYSEIYGVNVKGTQLLLEACIQENVVSFIYTSSIEVMGPNPKGEPIINGNEDTVYNSALKFNYSRTKREAEERTLQAHGEVLQNGGRLATCVLRPMYIYGEGCRFLLGHMGDGIRNNDVLFRMSLPEARVNPVYVGNVAVAHLQAARSLKDPQKRIVVGGQFYFISDDTPHVSYSDFNHVVMAPLGFSIQEKHPAPLPLLYLFCFLLEFLCMMLRPFIRIVPPLNRQLLTMLNTSFSFSYQKAKKDMGYVPKYTWEEARKRTIEWLASQLPKERERIRAK from the exons ATGTCTCTGAGAGGTGATGTGTGCGTGGTGACGGGAGCCTGTGGATTCGTGGGAACGAGGCTGGTGAGGCTGCTGctagaggaggagaaaatggcTGAGATTCGACTGACGGACAAGCATGTACAGCCCACGCTTTTACACAATCTGGAGG ACTGCAGAGGCAACACGAAATTGAGTGTTTTTGAGGGGGACATCAGAGACGGTGATTTCTTGAGAAAAACCTGTCGAGGTGCAACAGTCGTCTTCCACTTGGCGTCCATCATCGACATTAATGATTCAGTGGAATACAGTGAGATATATGGGGTCAATGTTAAAG GAACGCAGCTGCTTCTGGAGGCGTGTATTCAGGAGAACGTGGTGTCCTTCATCTACACCAGCTCCATAGAGGTGATGGGACCAAACCCCAAGGGTGAACCTATAATTAATGGCAACGAGGACACAGTTTACAACTCTGCCCTGAAGTTTAACTACAGTAGGACCAAaagggaggctgaggagagaACCCTGCAGGCCCACGGCGAGGTGCTCCAAAATGGAGGCCGACTGGCCACCTGTGTCCTCAGACCTATGTACATCTATGGAGAAGGCTGCCGCTTCTTGCTGGGCCACATGGGTGACGGGATACGTAACAACGATGTTCTATTTCGTATGTCTCTACCAGAGGCACGAGTGAATCCTGTCTATGTGGGAAACGTGGCTGTAGCCCACCTCCAAGCAGCCCGCAGTCTCAAAGATCCACAAAAAAGAATTGTTGTTGGAggacagttttatttcatatcTGATGACACACCTCATGTGAGTTATTCCGACTTCAACCATGTCGTGATGGCACCTCTGGGTTTCAGTATTCAAGAGAAACACCCGGcacctctccccctcctctacTTGTTCTGCTTCTTATTGGAGTTTCTGTGCATGATGCTCCGACCTTTCATACGCATCGTCCCGCCGCTCAACCGACAGCTCCTCACCATGTTGAACACGTCATTCAGCTTCTCCTATCAGAAGGCGAAGAAGGATATGGGATATGTCCCCAAATACACCTGGGAGGAAGCACGCAAACGCACCATTGAATGGCTCGCCTCACAGTTGCcaaaggagagggaaagaataAGAGCTAAATAA